In Nonomuraea sp. NBC_00507, the following are encoded in one genomic region:
- a CDS encoding TetR/AcrR family transcriptional regulator: protein MAFTERSAATRTSILEAARKLLIERGYEAMTIRAVAAQVGVDPSMVMRYYGSKAGLFRAAVDVDLRLAQVPEPPADRLGELLVRHFLARWEGGLSDDVLILLLRSASTNPMAAERMREVFQTQIVAFVARVTGADDAARRAGLVSTQLLGLALTRYVLQLPPMAEADPESLVRDLGPAVQRYLTD, encoded by the coding sequence ATGGCGTTCACGGAACGATCGGCGGCCACCCGGACCTCCATCCTGGAGGCCGCCAGAAAACTGCTCATCGAGCGAGGCTATGAGGCGATGACGATCCGCGCCGTCGCCGCCCAGGTCGGCGTCGACCCGTCGATGGTCATGCGTTACTACGGCAGCAAGGCCGGCCTGTTCCGCGCCGCCGTGGACGTGGACCTGCGGCTCGCGCAGGTGCCGGAGCCGCCGGCGGACCGGCTCGGTGAGCTGCTCGTCCGCCACTTCCTGGCCCGCTGGGAGGGCGGCCTGTCCGACGACGTGCTGATCCTCCTGCTGCGCTCGGCCTCGACCAACCCCATGGCCGCCGAGCGCATGAGGGAGGTCTTCCAGACGCAGATCGTCGCGTTCGTGGCCCGGGTGACGGGCGCGGACGACGCCGCGCGCCGGGCCGGGCTGGTCAGCACACAACTGCTCGGACTGGCCCTCACCCGCTATGTGCTCCAGCTGCCGCCGATGGCCGAGGCCGACCCAGAGAGCCTGGTGCGCGATCTCGGTCCGGCCGTGCAGCGTTACCTCACGGACTGA
- a CDS encoding ABC transporter permease: MSAYAGTGRLIRLVLRRDRVQVPIWIAGSVLLLAAGAAAVADEFPDEAGRVTALKGAGTSPAVLLMRGTPVGTDLGALVNFRNFAFMLVLAGLMSTFAMVRHTRQNEENGRGEMLGSGSVGRYAGLTAALVVVGGADLLLGAALTGTLLGAGLPADGAVAFGAATAATGLAFAGLAAVAAQLFQSARGANAFAATAVGGAYLVRGVGDALGERAPDGIQVISAWPSWLSPIGWGTLVRPFGDEVWWVLALPLVLLVACVAAAFALVDHRDFGAGLIADRPGPGVASRSLLSPFGLAWRLNRGATLGWVIGSAVFGLGIGTLGKTVNDAMTANAGAVKILDQLAGAGVANLVDTFYAAMMNVYGVLAAGFVVQVMLRLRSEEAGGPAEAVLATAVGRVRWVIAHLACALIGATALLVMAGAGMGVADAAVGGVTGVGPLIGAGLAQLPAALTLAGFVVLAFGLLPRLTVTLAWAALVLSIACGLLGEVFGLPEAVRDLSPFSHVPPIPAAEVTVGPLAALVVTAAGLAAIGLTLFRRRSLAL, from the coding sequence ATGAGCGCCTACGCGGGCACCGGGCGGCTGATCCGCCTGGTTCTGCGGCGCGACCGGGTCCAGGTGCCGATCTGGATCGCCGGCTCGGTGCTGCTGCTGGCGGCCGGTGCCGCCGCGGTGGCGGACGAGTTCCCCGACGAGGCCGGACGGGTCACCGCGCTGAAGGGCGCCGGCACCAGCCCGGCCGTCCTGCTCATGCGGGGCACCCCGGTCGGCACCGACCTGGGCGCGCTGGTGAACTTCCGCAACTTCGCGTTCATGCTGGTGCTGGCCGGGCTCATGAGCACCTTCGCGATGGTCCGGCACACCCGGCAGAACGAGGAGAACGGCAGGGGCGAGATGCTCGGCTCGGGGAGCGTGGGCAGGTACGCCGGTCTTACCGCGGCTCTGGTCGTGGTCGGGGGAGCCGACCTGCTGCTCGGGGCCGCGTTGACCGGCACCCTGCTGGGGGCCGGCCTGCCCGCCGACGGCGCGGTGGCGTTCGGCGCGGCGACGGCGGCCACCGGCCTGGCCTTCGCCGGGCTGGCCGCGGTCGCCGCGCAGCTGTTCCAGAGTGCACGCGGGGCCAACGCGTTCGCCGCGACGGCCGTCGGTGGGGCCTACCTGGTGCGCGGCGTCGGCGACGCGCTCGGTGAGCGCGCGCCGGACGGCATCCAGGTGATCAGCGCGTGGCCGTCGTGGCTGTCGCCCATCGGCTGGGGCACGCTGGTACGCCCGTTCGGCGATGAGGTGTGGTGGGTGCTCGCTCTGCCGCTCGTGCTGCTGGTCGCGTGCGTGGCCGCGGCGTTCGCGCTGGTCGACCACCGGGACTTCGGCGCCGGACTGATCGCGGACCGGCCGGGACCGGGGGTGGCGTCCCGCTCGTTGCTGAGCCCGTTCGGACTGGCGTGGCGGCTGAACCGCGGCGCGACGCTCGGCTGGGTGATCGGCAGCGCGGTGTTCGGCCTGGGGATCGGCACCCTGGGCAAGACCGTCAACGACGCGATGACCGCCAACGCGGGCGCCGTCAAGATCCTCGACCAGCTCGCCGGCGCGGGCGTGGCCAACCTGGTGGACACCTTCTACGCCGCGATGATGAACGTCTACGGCGTCCTGGCGGCGGGCTTCGTGGTCCAGGTGATGCTGCGGTTGCGTTCGGAAGAGGCCGGCGGACCGGCCGAAGCGGTGCTGGCCACCGCGGTGGGCCGGGTCCGCTGGGTGATCGCACACCTGGCCTGCGCGCTGATCGGCGCGACCGCGCTGCTGGTCATGGCGGGCGCGGGCATGGGGGTGGCCGACGCCGCCGTCGGCGGTGTCACCGGCGTGGGCCCGCTGATCGGCGCCGGGCTGGCGCAGCTGCCCGCCGCGCTGACCCTGGCCGGCTTCGTCGTGCTCGCCTTCGGCCTGCTGCCCCGGCTCACCGTCACGCTCGCCTGGGCAGCGCTCGTCCTGAGCATCGCCTGCGGACTGCTGGGAGAGGTGTTCGGACTCCCCGAGGCGGTGCGGGACCTGTCGCCGTTCAGCCACGTGCCGCCGATCCCGGCCGCGGAGGTGACCGTCGGGCCGCTCGCGGCACTAGTGGTCACGGCCGCCGGGCTGGCCGCGATCGGGCTGACGTTGTTCCGGCGCAGGAGCCTGGCACTCTAG